The Staphylococcus haemolyticus region GGAGTAATGATTTCAGCTTCGCACAATCCAGTGGCTGATAATGGAATTAAGTTCTTCGGTGCAGATGGTTTTAAATTATCTGATGCTCAAGAGGAGGAAATTGAAACATTATTAGATCAAGATAATCCTGATTTACCAAGACCGGTAGGAACAGATATTGTACATTTTTCTGATTACTTCGAAGGTGCTCAGAAATATTTAAGCTACTTAAAATCAACTATTGATGTTAATTTAGAAGGATTAAAAATCACACTTGATGGTGCGAATGGTTCTACATCAGCACTAGCACCTTTCTTATTTGGAGATTTAGAAGCTGATACTGAAACAATTGGCTGCAGCCCAGATGGTTATAATATTAATGATAATTGTGGGTCAACTCATCCTGAATTATTAGCTGAAAAGGTTCTTGAAACTGAAAGCGACTTTGGTTTAGCATTTGATGGCGATGGTGACCGATTAATTGCTGTTGATGAAAAAGGTAATATTATTGATGGTGACCAAATCATGTTTGTTATTGGTCAAGAAATGCATAAAAACCAAGAATTAAACAACGATATGATTGTTTCTACTGTTATGAGTAATTTAGGCTTCTATAAAGCTTTAGAAAACGAAGGTATCAAATCTAATAAAACAAAAGTTGGAGATAGATACGTAGTAGAAGAAATGAGAAAAGGTAACTACAACCTTGGTGGTGAGCAATCTGGACATATTGTTATGATGGATTACAATACTACAGGAGATGGCTTATTAACTGGTGTTCAATTAGCTGCTGTTATTAAAATGAGTGGTAAACCTTTAAGTGAGTTAGCTGCTCAAATGAAAAAATATCCGCAATCTCTAATTAACGTTAAAGTTACAGATAAGCATCATGTAGAAGATAATGAAGATGTTAAAAAAGTGATGGATGAAGTAGAGACTGAAATGAATGGTGAAGGCAGAATTTTAGTTAGACCTTCAGGTACAGAACCATTAGTTCGTGTAATGGTCGAGGCTTCAACTGATGAAGATGCGCAACGTTTTGCACAGCGAATTGCTGATGAAGTTCAATCTAAAATGGGCTTAGAGTAACCAATTTAATAAAACAATTTTCGTTTTCCTTCAAAGTTTACATTTAATGTGTAGCTTTGGAGTTTTTTTAATATTAATTAGCGGCTTTCATTAAAGCGCTTTCATTTAATTGGTTGCAATATTGTTTGGTAATAATTTAATAATTAGAAACAATTATTATGTATTTTAGAAGATTACAAAAGATATTTATTTTAAATTTTTACTAAAAAGGTCGGAAATTGTTTGCATTCATTTATCTGAAAAGTGTAAAATAAATAATATTGGAAGGAGGATAGTTCTAAATAAATTATAAAGCGCCAGGGCAAAATATAAGTGTACCTATAATCAAAAGTTAAATATGAGAGCTTTTGTAGGGCAATTTATTTCTTTGCAGACGAGGAGAATAGTCATCGAAAATATCGGCGGATGCTATTCCGGATGAGGCTCATTCGTTAGCTTATTATTTAAAACATTTAGGTAACTAAATGCACAAAAATAATAAGAATGCCTAAAATTTATAAAATCTTAGAAATATAATATGGCTTTAATGGGTAAATATAATAAAGATAAAACATTAATAATTAATAGGATTGTTAATAAAATTACTAATGTTTAAAAACACTTTACCTTTTTAAATTTTATATAACAGATAAAATTTTCAAGCTATATTTAACGGAGGAAAAATTTATGTGCGGAATTGTAGGATATATTGGATATGATAATGCAAAAGAATTGTTATTATCAGGATTAGAAAAATTAGAATATAGAGGATATGACTCAGCTGGTATTGCAGTTGCAAACGATAATGGTACAACTGTTTTTAAAGAAAAAGGTCGTATTGCAGAATTAAGAAAAGTTGCTGACAACAATGACACTGATGGTCACGTTGGTATCGGTCACACACGTTGGGCTACACACGGTGTACCAAGTACAGTGAATTCACATCCTCATCAATCTAATAATGAACGTTTTACATTAGTTCATAATGGTGTAATTGAAAATTATGAAGAATTAAAAAGTGAATATTTATCAGATGTAACATTCCAATCTGAGACAGATACAGAAGTTATTGTTCAATTAGTTGAACATTTCTCGAACAAAGGTTTAGAAACTGAAGAAGCTTTCTCTAAAGTTGTTTCTTTATTACACGGTTCATATGCATTAGGCTTACTTGATAATCAAGATAGCGACACAATCTATGTAGCTAAAAACAAATCACCTTTATTAGTTGGAGTTGGAGAAGGGTTCAATGTCATTGCGTCTGACGCATTAGCTATGATTAAAGTAACAAACGAATATAAAGAAATTCATGATCATGAAATTGTTATTGTTAAAAAAGACAGTGTAACTATTAAAGACCTTGATGGCAATGTACAAGATCGAGACACTTATACTGCTCAAATTGATGCTTCAGATGCTGAAAAAGGTATCTATGATCACTACATGCTTAAAGAAATTAATGAACAACCAGCAGTTATGCGTCGTATTATTCAAGAGTATGAAGATGAAAAAGGCGACCTAAAAATTGATCCTGAAATTGTTAAAGATGTTGCAGCTGCAGATCGTATATATATCATCGCAGCAGGAACAAGTTATCATGCAGGTTTAGTTGGTAAAGAATACTTAGAAAAATGGGCTGGTGTACCTACTGAAGTACATGTAGCTTCTGAATTTGTTTATAACATGCCACTATTATCTGAAAAGCCATTATTCATCTATATTTCTCAATCAGGTGAAACTGCTGATAGCCGTGCAGTGTTAGTTGAAACTAACAAATTAGGTTACAAATCATTAACAGTTACAAATGTGGCTGGTTCAACATTATCACGTGAAGCAGATCATACATTGTTATTACATGCTGGTCCTGAAATTGCAGTTGCTTCAACAAAAGCATATACAGCTCAAATTGCTGTTTTATCAATCTTATCTCAAGTTGTAGCTAAAGCACACGGTCGAGATAATGATATTGATTTATTGAGAGAATTAGCTAAAGTAACAACTGCAATTGAAACAATTGTAGATGATACTCCAGTAATGGAACAAATTGCTAAGGATTTCTTAGAAACAACGCGTAATGCATTCTTCATTGGTCGTACAATGGACTATAATGTAAGTCTTGAAGGTTCATTAAAATTAAAAGAAATTTCATATATTCAAGCTGAAGGATTCGCTGGTGGAGAACTTAAACACGGTACAATTGCATTAATTGAAGACGGCACACCTGTAATCGCATTATCTACACAAGAAAAGGTTAACTTATCTATTCGTGGTAATGTCAAAGAGGTAGTAGCACGTGGAGCAAAACCATGTATTATCTCTATGGAAGGTTTAGAAAAAGAGGGAGATACTTATGTAATTCCACATGTACATGAGTTATTAACTCCGCTTGTATCTGTAGTTACATTACAATTAATTGCTTACTATGCAGCGCTACACAGAGGATTAGACGTAGATAAACCTCGTAACTTAGCTAAATCAGTTACAGTTGAATAGTTTGTCTAAATTTTTAGACGGGGTAAAATTTAATAAGGTTAGATAACATTGAAATTGAAGTGGCTAACTTAAATGTGAAAGCGTTAATAACAAGCTTTTCTCTAATATAGTTACCCTAGTGGGAGCAAGATATTAAATTCATTAAGAATTTGATCTTGCTCCTTTTTTATTTGTAATACTAACTTATAAAATATACAATCTGTTATTTTGAAAATTTATCTGAATTATCTTACAATTATTGTATTGTGAGGTGATACTATGCTAATTTCAATGAATAAAGTACATCGATATAGAAGAGGTAAGCATATATTAAATGGTATTGATTGGAATATTAAAAAAGGGGATAAATGGGTATTATATGGTTTAAATGGTGCTGGAAAAACAACTTTATTAAATATTCTGAACGCTTATGATTCAATTACAAGTGGCAACATAGTCCTTTTTGGTATGACACCTGGAATGGTTGGATATTCAGCAGATAATGTGAGACAACATATAGGTTTCATTTCAAACAAGCTCACTAATCAATTTCAAGATGGCGAGCATGTAATAGGTGTAGTATTAAGTGGCTATTTTAAATCTATTGGCCTATACAAAACATTCAATCATCAACAATTGATAGAGGCGCAGAAGCTATTAAAATTAGTTGGTATGGCAGAATTTGAGAATGAATACCTCGGTTATTTATCAACTGGACAACAACAAAGGGTTATGATTGCACGTGCGCTTATAAGTAATCCAGAATTATTGATTTTAGATGAGCCAGCTTCGGGCTTAGATTTTTTAGCGCGTGAAACACTATTGGAAGTATTAGAAACTTTATCACATGAGCGACCTGAAATTACTATCATTTATGTGACACACCTCATTGAAGAAATCATACCAATATTTGATAAAATTTTTATTTTAAGTAAAGGCGTGAATTTCGCACAAGGAAATATTGATGATGTTTTAACTAATAAGACGATGTCATCTCTTTTCAATAGAAATGTAGAAGTTATGAATTATAAAAATCGATTTTCTTTACACCTGATAGGGTAATCTCGTTGCACAATTCATCAAATAATGCCACAATTTTAAGAAAGACACGTAAAGGAGAAGGCTACATGACATTGAATAATATCAAAGCGATTTTTCTAGATATGGATGGAACAATTTTACATGAGGATAATAAAGCTTCAATTAAAACAAAATCAGTTATTGATGAATTACGAGAAAAGAGATATAAGATATTTTTAGCAACTGGTCGCTCATATACAGAGATTGATCAACTTGTACCTCCTCAATTTGAAGTTGATGGAATCATCAGTTCTAATGGTACGAGTGGAGAAGTAAACGATGATAATCTTTTCATGCATAGTTTATCGAGTGAAAGTGTTAAACGAATCGTATCTTTAGCACAACAGCAAGAAATATATTATGAAGTTTTCCCATTTAATGGATCAAGAATTGCGCTAAATGAAGATAAAGCATGGATGCAAGAGATGATTAAAGGTGATACGCCTCCAAATCGTGTAAGCGAAAGTGAATGGAAATCAAGATTAGATGCAATGTCTGGTAAGATTGATTGGAAAGAGGACATACCTGAAGATGACTATGCTAAAATATATTTATTTACGCCAAACTTAGAAAAAATAACAACTTTTAGAGATGAACTTATTCAAAATCAAGTGCTTTTAAACATTAGTGTTTCTAATTCATCAAGATTTAACGCTGAAACTATGGCATATCATACCGATAAAGGAACGGGTATTAAAGAAATGATAGAACACTTTAATATTAAACAAGAAGACACGCTTGTAATAGGGGATAGTGATAATGATAGAGCTATGTTTGCATTTGGTGGTTATAGCGTCGCAATGAAAAATGCACGACAAGAAATACAGGAAATTACTAATGAAGTGACACAATTCACTAATGAAGAAGATGGTGCTGCATTATTCTTAGAAAGCAAATTCCTAAAATAAAATTGTTGAACATAAAAGGTGGAACCCTTATTTAATTGGGTTCCACCTTATTTGTGTTATTTATCTTTATTGAAATTATGACTTACTTCATCTTTGGCATTCTCAGATTTTTGTTTAACATTGTTTGTAACATTATTTGAATGTCCTTCAACATTGTTTTTAGAAGGTTGATGAGAATTGTCAATTTTTTGTTGATTACTCAATGTTTCATTTTTATTAGTTACGCTTTTATCTTTATTTTTGTGCTTTTTCTTCTTCTCTTTAGTAGTTTTATTTAATTTTTCACCACGTTTTAAGAAGTACTGAACTGCACCCATTATAAGAACAAAATAAAGGATTAAACGTAATACAACAATAATTACTTGTGCTACATACAGAATGACTGTAGCAACTTTTTGAGACATGTTTCCAGTTGTTACAGAAAGAATTGTACCAAGTGGTTGAGTAATGATAATAATAATTAAATTGATTAAAAGAACAGCTATAAAGAATTTAAACCAAGTTTTATGGCCATTTCTAATACCTCTAAAGCCATCTTTAAAGTGAGACATGGCACTATAGTTAGATTCTCTTACTAATGAAACAGTATAATTAATCATTAAAATGAAAAAAAACCATGATACGATTGATGTAATTAATCCAATAATAATTAAAATAATGATTTGAATTGTTAGTAAAATGGCAATTGCATTATCAGATGAACTTACAGCTGACTGTAATGATGTAAATAAAGGTGTTAATGCTAAATTAAATAAATAATTTAATGCCATTATGATTAAGTACATCACTATAAATAAGCCAATTGAGATTAATGATAAAATTAAACTCTTACCATATTTACCTTTTTTGAATGCAACAAATAAGTCATTGAAATGAACATCTTCTCTTGAAATTGCTTTTGCAATAACATTAATTGCACCTGCTAGTAATTGATAACCTGCAAATATAAAGAATAATAATCCCAATAATAAAGCCAGGATCATAATAATTAAATACGGACCCGATGATTGTTGTAATTGCGCTGCTAGCTGCATTTGCATGAAATATTGCATAAAGAAAGTTCTAGCAACAGCAAAAACCGCAAATACTACAATGAAACTAACGATACTAAACAAAATCGTCTTAAGAATTTGCGGTTTAGCATTTTTTAATGCCAAACTATGATATTTGAACAAATATAAGCACTCCTTTACTTTAATATAAATACAATATCAAAATTTATACTTTTTTTAAAATAATATCTAACATATTTGAAGATTAAGTGTTAAAATATGCTAATGATTAAATTTTGAAAGGAGATATCATCATGAAATTCGCGATTATTACAGATGTGCATGGTAATTTCGATGCATTACAAACTGTCTTAGATGATATTGATAATAGAGAAGACATCGATAAAATTTACAATCTCGGGGACAATATCGGAATTGGTCATGAAACAAATAAAGTACTCGATACAATATTTGATCGTGATGATATGGAAATTATAGCTGGTAATCATGATGAAGCGGTTATGTCATTAGTAAATAGCACGCCTTATCCTGAAGATTTGAAGGATAAATTTTATGAGCATCATCAATGGATAGAGAGTCATATGGATGAAGATTACTATGACCAGCTTAATTTATTACCTAGATATATCGAAAAAACTATTTGTGGAAAAAAATTACTATTCATTCATTATGAAATTGAGAATCAAAAATTGGAGACTGGTATTGAAGGACAGCCGTTTAGTCCAATTACTGAAAATAGTAAAGAAAATATTATTGAATTATTTAAAGATAAAGATGCTGATTTGATTGCATTTGGCCATAATCATCAAATGCATTTATATGATGATAATAAAACAATTTATTTTAATCCTGGCGCAGTAGGTTTAAACAATGGAGCCAATGCCGTGTACGGTATTGTAACGATTAATGATAACGAGTTTTCAATCGAAAGAATTAAGCTACCTTATGATAATGAAGAATATTTACAAGGGTTCGATGAAAAACAAGTGCCAGCGAAGCAACTCATTTTTGAACATTTTTTATAAGTTGTAAAAAATAGGGGTTAGACAGAATTCAATTCGAATTCAACGTCTAACCCCTGATTAATTTTTAATAGGTTATACTAATGTGAGTGTTGATGCATAAATCCAGAACATAAAATTGATTCGTCATGTTGATGTTTTGGTGTTTCTAATTGAATCGTCATATGTTGTATATTAAGATGTGCTAATTCATGTTCTATTTGTTTAAGTAATTGCTCACAAGCCTCTATCGTAAGTGATTTATCTACAACTGCATGACAACTTAATGCATTCATATCATTAGAAATAGTCCAAACATGATAATCATGAACATTTTGTATTTCCTCATGACCCATTATTGTATAGATGACTTGTTCTAAATCTATGTCAGAGGGCGTTCCTTCCATTAAAATATTAATAGATGATTTCGTAATTCCGTATGCACTTTTCAAAATTAGCAGTGAAACCACTATACTCGCAATTGGATCTGCAATTGTAAAATTAAATGTCCATATGAGTATTGAGGCAATAATTGCACCAACAGATCCTAATAAATCTCCTAGTACGTGTATAAACGCACCACGCATATTTAAATTGTGATTGGTATCTCCGCCTTTAAACATAATAAGTGCTACTACGATATTAACTATTAAGCCTATTAAACTAATAATAAACATTTCTGTTGATTGAACTTCGGGTGGTGCAAAAAATCTTTTAATTGCTTCAACGATAATAACTATACTAATAACAAATAAAGTGACGCCATTAAACAATGCAGCTAAAACTTCGAAACGTTTATAACCAAATGTTTTACTAGATGTGGCATTCTTTTCAGCATAAATAAATGCAACAAGGGCAACACCTAGAGAAACTGTGTCGCTGAACATATGTAGTCCATCAGATAATAATGCTAAACTATTAGCAATAAAGCCACCTACAATTTCTATCACCATGAAAAGCCCAATAATAATAAAGGAAATGGCTAAAATTTTTTTATTATTAGTGTGTACATGTGAATGGTTGTGTGAATGTGTATGAGAATGATTAGTCATTTGAAACTTCACCTCTTAGATGTTTCGTATGATGAATGGCTTGTTTCAATAGGGTTGAAACATGTTGATCATCAATCGAATAGATTTTTGATTGACCTTGTCTTAAGGATTTAACAAGTCTAGCTTGTTTAAGAATTTTAAGTTGATGAGAAACATTAGACTGGCTCAAGTTTAGCGTATGTGTAATATGACCAACGCTAGATTCCTCTTGCTCTAACAATAATAGAATTCTTAATCTATTTGTATCACTTAGTGCTTTAAAAATTTCAGTAGTCTGTAATAAGGTAGCATCTTCGTTCCAATTGCTTAAAGATACATTCAAATAAATCACCTCTTAAATATATGAATATATGTTCATATATTAATTTAATATACATGATTGACTATGTCAAAAATGACTTACGTTTTAATTTTTATTTAAGTGGTAAATTGATGGAAGTAGTAATATTAAGGAGGACGATTTGAATGAGTTTATTAGTTATAGGTGCTAACGGTGGAGTAGGTTCTAAATTAGTAAAGCAACTTAAAGAAGATCAGGTAGATTTTACAGCTGGTGTACGTAAAAACGAACAAATTGAAACATTAAAGCAAGATAATATTGAAGCAACTTTAGTTGATGTAGAAAAAGATAGTATTGAAGACTTAACTGAAACATTTAACGGTTATGATAAAGTTTTATTTACTGTGGGTTCTGGTGGCAGTACAGGTGCTGACAAAACGATTATTGTAGATTTAGATGGTGCCATTAAGACAATTGAAGCTAGTAAACAAGCCAATGTTAAACATTATATTATGGTGTCAACGTATGATGCTCGTCGTGAAGCATTTGATCCAAGCGGTGATTTAAAACCATATACAATTGCTAAGCACTATGCTGATGAACACTTAAAAAATTCTGGATTAAATTATACGATTGTTCATCCAGGTGCGTTAGAAGATAAAGAAGGAACTTCTAAAATAGAGACTGATTTATACTTTGATGGAAAAGGTTCTATACCTAGAGAAGATGTGGCATCTGTGTTAAAAGAGGTTGCTTTATCTGAGAATAAATTCATTAATAAAGAATTCCAAGTTATTACAGGTAATCAAACAATAAGCGAAGCATTGTCTTCATTTGAATAAATGAGTTGTTTAAAGATAATCATTGAGTTAAAAAATGCTTTCATTAAACTTTAACTAATAGTAATTATTTCAGTTGTGGTGGGATAATGAATTCTAATTGAATTCTATCCCACTTCTTTATGTGTTTTATCATTTAAATAATTTCTATTAAAATAGAGATAAAGTTGATATAATAAAGATACGAATGGTAACACATGTGATGTTGAATAATTATTTTGAATATAATTACACTTTTACATAATTAACGTTTAAGTTTTATACATATAAATCAGATATTATCATTTACTTTAGAAATAGAGAATATAGCCTTAAATGGTTTTAGGGGGTGCAACTATGCCATTATTTTTAAAGCCTATTTTTTTCGAGAAAATTTGGGGCGGTAATAAATTAACTCAATTCAATTATGATATACCTAGTGAATCCACAGGAGAATGTTGGGGGATTTCTGCACACCCAAATGGAAAGAGTATGATCCTTAACGGGCCTTATGCTGGACAAACATTAGACCAAGTTTGGACGCAACATAGAGAATTGTTCGGTGATTTTCCAAGCAAAGATTTTCCGTTATTGTGCAAAATAGTTGATGCGAATGAGCCGCTATCGATTCA contains the following coding sequences:
- a CDS encoding NAD(P)-binding oxidoreductase, which translates into the protein MSLLVIGANGGVGSKLVKQLKEDQVDFTAGVRKNEQIETLKQDNIEATLVDVEKDSIEDLTETFNGYDKVLFTVGSGGSTGADKTIIVDLDGAIKTIEASKQANVKHYIMVSTYDARREAFDPSGDLKPYTIAKHYADEHLKNSGLNYTIVHPGALEDKEGTSKIETDLYFDGKGSIPREDVASVLKEVALSENKFINKEFQVITGNQTISEALSSFE
- the glmS gene encoding glutamine--fructose-6-phosphate transaminase (isomerizing), yielding MCGIVGYIGYDNAKELLLSGLEKLEYRGYDSAGIAVANDNGTTVFKEKGRIAELRKVADNNDTDGHVGIGHTRWATHGVPSTVNSHPHQSNNERFTLVHNGVIENYEELKSEYLSDVTFQSETDTEVIVQLVEHFSNKGLETEEAFSKVVSLLHGSYALGLLDNQDSDTIYVAKNKSPLLVGVGEGFNVIASDALAMIKVTNEYKEIHDHEIVIVKKDSVTIKDLDGNVQDRDTYTAQIDASDAEKGIYDHYMLKEINEQPAVMRRIIQEYEDEKGDLKIDPEIVKDVAAADRIYIIAAGTSYHAGLVGKEYLEKWAGVPTEVHVASEFVYNMPLLSEKPLFIYISQSGETADSRAVLVETNKLGYKSLTVTNVAGSTLSREADHTLLLHAGPEIAVASTKAYTAQIAVLSILSQVVAKAHGRDNDIDLLRELAKVTTAIETIVDDTPVMEQIAKDFLETTRNAFFIGRTMDYNVSLEGSLKLKEISYIQAEGFAGGELKHGTIALIEDGTPVIALSTQEKVNLSIRGNVKEVVARGAKPCIISMEGLEKEGDTYVIPHVHELLTPLVSVVTLQLIAYYAALHRGLDVDKPRNLAKSVTVE
- the czrB gene encoding CDF family zinc efflux transporter CzrB; translation: MTNHSHTHSHNHSHVHTNNKKILAISFIIIGLFMVIEIVGGFIANSLALLSDGLHMFSDTVSLGVALVAFIYAEKNATSSKTFGYKRFEVLAALFNGVTLFVISIVIIVEAIKRFFAPPEVQSTEMFIISLIGLIVNIVVALIMFKGGDTNHNLNMRGAFIHVLGDLLGSVGAIIASILIWTFNFTIADPIASIVVSLLILKSAYGITKSSINILMEGTPSDIDLEQVIYTIMGHEEIQNVHDYHVWTISNDMNALSCHAVVDKSLTIEACEQLLKQIEHELAHLNIQHMTIQLETPKHQHDESILCSGFMHQHSH
- a CDS encoding ABC transporter ATP-binding protein, with the translated sequence MLISMNKVHRYRRGKHILNGIDWNIKKGDKWVLYGLNGAGKTTLLNILNAYDSITSGNIVLFGMTPGMVGYSADNVRQHIGFISNKLTNQFQDGEHVIGVVLSGYFKSIGLYKTFNHQQLIEAQKLLKLVGMAEFENEYLGYLSTGQQQRVMIARALISNPELLILDEPASGLDFLARETLLEVLETLSHERPEITIIYVTHLIEEIIPIFDKIFILSKGVNFAQGNIDDVLTNKTMSSLFNRNVEVMNYKNRFSLHLIG
- a CDS encoding HAD family hydrolase encodes the protein MNNIKAIFLDMDGTILHEDNKASIKTKSVIDELREKRYKIFLATGRSYTEIDQLVPPQFEVDGIISSNGTSGEVNDDNLFMHSLSSESVKRIVSLAQQQEIYYEVFPFNGSRIALNEDKAWMQEMIKGDTPPNRVSESEWKSRLDAMSGKIDWKEDIPEDDYAKIYLFTPNLEKITTFRDELIQNQVLLNISVSNSSRFNAETMAYHTDKGTGIKEMIEHFNIKQEDTLVIGDSDNDRAMFAFGGYSVAMKNARQEIQEITNEVTQFTNEEDGAALFLESKFLK
- a CDS encoding EscU/YscU/HrcU family type III secretion system export apparatus switch protein; this encodes MFKYHSLALKNAKPQILKTILFSIVSFIVVFAVFAVARTFFMQYFMQMQLAAQLQQSSGPYLIIMILALLLGLLFFIFAGYQLLAGAINVIAKAISREDVHFNDLFVAFKKGKYGKSLILSLISIGLFIVMYLIIMALNYLFNLALTPLFTSLQSAVSSSDNAIAILLTIQIIILIIIGLITSIVSWFFFILMINYTVSLVRESNYSAMSHFKDGFRGIRNGHKTWFKFFIAVLLINLIIIIITQPLGTILSVTTGNMSQKVATVILYVAQVIIVVLRLILYFVLIMGAVQYFLKRGEKLNKTTKEKKKKHKNKDKSVTNKNETLSNQQKIDNSHQPSKNNVEGHSNNVTNNVKQKSENAKDEVSHNFNKDK
- a CDS encoding ArsR/SmtB family transcription factor encodes the protein MNVSLSNWNEDATLLQTTEIFKALSDTNRLRILLLLEQEESSVGHITHTLNLSQSNVSHQLKILKQARLVKSLRQGQSKIYSIDDQHVSTLLKQAIHHTKHLRGEVSND
- a CDS encoding metallophosphoesterase family protein, with amino-acid sequence MKFAIITDVHGNFDALQTVLDDIDNREDIDKIYNLGDNIGIGHETNKVLDTIFDRDDMEIIAGNHDEAVMSLVNSTPYPEDLKDKFYEHHQWIESHMDEDYYDQLNLLPRYIEKTICGKKLLFIHYEIENQKLETGIEGQPFSPITENSKENIIELFKDKDADLIAFGHNHQMHLYDDNKTIYFNPGAVGLNNGANAVYGIVTINDNEFSIERIKLPYDNEEYLQGFDEKQVPAKQLIFEHFL
- the glmM gene encoding phosphoglucosamine mutase, producing MGKYFGTDGLRGIANKELTPELAFKLGRYGGYVLAHNEGADRPKVLVGRDTRVSGEMLESALIAGLASIGAEVMRLGVISTPGVAYLTREMGAELGVMISASHNPVADNGIKFFGADGFKLSDAQEEEIETLLDQDNPDLPRPVGTDIVHFSDYFEGAQKYLSYLKSTIDVNLEGLKITLDGANGSTSALAPFLFGDLEADTETIGCSPDGYNINDNCGSTHPELLAEKVLETESDFGLAFDGDGDRLIAVDEKGNIIDGDQIMFVIGQEMHKNQELNNDMIVSTVMSNLGFYKALENEGIKSNKTKVGDRYVVEEMRKGNYNLGGEQSGHIVMMDYNTTGDGLLTGVQLAAVIKMSGKPLSELAAQMKKYPQSLINVKVTDKHHVEDNEDVKKVMDEVETEMNGEGRILVRPSGTEPLVRVMVEASTDEDAQRFAQRIADEVQSKMGLE